One genomic segment of Catalinimonas alkaloidigena includes these proteins:
- a CDS encoding type VI secretion system Vgr family protein produces the protein MAHQVKVNVTIAGKPISPIADLDISQSLFDHNVIQVVIPLNAFKDNNSQILNQAKDYLNQPLTAEITSGVFNKLKRDFSFKGIVTDIRMTRSQRGERMIFVTAHSPTVYLSGVATTRSFHEMTLADIVNQLLEDVPANMSAKVDPRYTENIEYAVQYRETNMQFLQRLADTYGEWLYYDGDEFIFGAQPSSSAIDLLLEKDLQDMKLSMRVVPVNFKAKAYDYLKHEVYESRARPGDISDLDTFGNEILNKIEPDAFSGKSLRIPYHEFQSADALDDYVRHEMATRSRDMVVLSGTTDHTQLRVGSVINITGEKANEVDLEKFIITAINHSIDESFSYSNTIQAIPDAASSPPDNPRVRIPFCEAQQATVIENDDPEGMGRVKVQFKWQDSGSMTPWVRMMQPYAGQSSDLHGFFFTPEIEDEVIVGFINDNPELPYVMGSVFHNNSSNHPKEWHNSDTNRKVIRTRSGNQIHFVDENDKEEIIITNDDIDSATNEIRLSMEGDGKITIMTLGALDIQANSITMNADEDIDIKAGANASLDVGQGLEIKSGTDTKMEAGTELNVKSGTDTKVEAGTAASVKGGTDLNLEGGIMSSLKGGVQLDLDGGPMASLKGALVKIN, from the coding sequence TTGGCACATCAAGTAAAGGTAAATGTCACCATTGCGGGCAAGCCCATTTCTCCAATAGCAGATCTGGACATCAGTCAGAGTTTATTTGACCATAATGTTATTCAGGTCGTCATTCCTCTTAACGCATTTAAGGACAATAACTCACAAATACTTAATCAGGCTAAGGATTATCTGAATCAGCCGCTTACCGCTGAAATTACTTCAGGAGTATTTAATAAACTCAAAAGAGATTTTAGCTTTAAAGGAATAGTGACTGACATCCGAATGACCCGCTCTCAAAGAGGAGAAAGGATGATATTTGTTACTGCCCATAGCCCTACCGTTTACCTCAGTGGCGTAGCCACAACCCGCTCTTTTCATGAAATGACTTTGGCGGATATTGTCAACCAGTTGTTAGAGGATGTGCCAGCCAATATGAGCGCTAAAGTTGATCCCAGATACACTGAAAACATAGAGTATGCTGTGCAGTATCGGGAGACAAATATGCAGTTTCTGCAAAGACTGGCAGATACCTACGGTGAGTGGCTCTATTATGATGGTGATGAGTTTATTTTTGGCGCGCAACCCTCAAGTTCTGCGATTGATTTACTGCTGGAAAAAGATCTGCAGGATATGAAGCTCTCTATGCGGGTAGTGCCGGTAAATTTTAAAGCCAAAGCTTATGATTACCTCAAGCATGAGGTTTACGAAAGCAGAGCGAGGCCCGGTGATATTTCAGATCTTGATACTTTTGGCAACGAAATACTGAATAAAATTGAGCCGGACGCCTTCTCTGGTAAATCCCTACGCATACCGTATCATGAGTTTCAATCTGCTGACGCTCTGGATGATTATGTCCGCCATGAGATGGCCACCCGCTCCCGTGATATGGTGGTGCTTAGCGGAACAACCGATCATACACAACTCAGAGTAGGTTCGGTCATCAATATTACCGGTGAAAAAGCCAATGAGGTAGACCTTGAAAAGTTCATCATCACGGCGATCAATCATAGCATAGATGAAAGCTTCAGTTATAGCAATACCATACAGGCCATTCCTGATGCGGCTTCCAGTCCTCCCGATAACCCGAGAGTACGCATTCCTTTCTGTGAAGCTCAACAGGCGACAGTCATAGAAAATGATGATCCTGAAGGCATGGGTAGGGTGAAAGTGCAGTTTAAATGGCAAGATAGCGGGTCAATGACCCCCTGGGTACGTATGATGCAGCCTTATGCCGGGCAGTCATCTGATCTGCACGGCTTCTTCTTCACGCCAGAGATAGAGGATGAAGTGATTGTAGGGTTTATCAATGACAATCCCGAATTACCTTATGTGATGGGAAGTGTCTTCCATAACAATAGCAGCAATCATCCCAAAGAGTGGCATAATTCGGATACCAACCGAAAGGTGATCAGGACACGCTCTGGGAATCAGATTCACTTTGTAGATGAGAACGATAAAGAAGAAATTATCATTACCAATGATGATATTGATAGTGCGACCAACGAGATTCGGCTAAGTATGGAAGGAGATGGAAAGATCACGATCATGACTTTGGGAGCACTGGATATACAGGCTAATTCCATCACCATGAATGCAGATGAGGATATTGACATCAAAGCAGGAGCTAATGCCAGCCTGGATGTAGGTCAGGGGCTGGAGATCAAATCCGGTACGGATACAAAAATGGAAGCGGGAACTGAGCTAAATGTCAAGTCTGGTACTGATACCAAAGTTGAGGCAGGAACCGCGGCAAGTGTGAAAGGTGGTACTGACCTAAACCTTGAGGGGGGGATAATGTCTTCACTTAAAGGAGGAGTCCAACTGGATCTGGATGGTGGCCCTATGGCCAGTTTGAAAGGTGCCCTGGTGAAAATAAATTGA
- a CDS encoding glycosyl hydrolase family 95 catalytic domain-containing protein — translation MKYTGKVLFLMVMMVLPFHLLSAKKWQLPHPPHEEHNLKFDSLAQRWDEGMPMGNGMLGALVWKKENRLRMSLDRVDLWDDRPMPGIDKLKFSWVIKKVKRNQYDSVQQLGDVPYEQNAAPTKIPGAALEFDLAKLGKVISNELNLQNGLNSIEFENKGSLHTYVHATQNYGVFILENLPENILPQLIIPDYASLAEAGPANSVDGQSLQRLGYPKGTLTENDNVIHYHQPTYEDSFYEVLVKWQKVSGNKLVGLWTISNNKKARLPLIDGNLDQAIWPSHVNWWTSYWNQSMLDLPDALLEKQYYREMYKFGSVARSDTPPISLQAVWTADNGKLPPWKGDFHHDLNTQLSYWPAYTGNHLKLASGYTNWLWNKRDTFKKYTEDYFGVEGLNAPGVTTLDGDPMGGWIQYALGPTVAAWLGHHFYLEWRYSMDQEFLRSRAYPWIADVAIYLHNISVVDENGYRSLPISASPEIYNNSVQAWFKETTNFDLALIRWTFEKAAELALVLNKEEEAQLWVEYLSQWPALAVDSELGLLLAPEHPLAESHRHHSYMVGFHPLGLLDYSQGKTQQEIIDNTLATLDSLGTKQWVGYSFSWLANMKARAFDGESAAEALQIFASAFCLPNSFHVNGDQSGKGYTSATYRPFTLEGNFAFAAGLQEMLMQSHADAIRIFPAIPDHWGQVSFSGLRAQGAFVVSAEMKNNKVSHVEISSEKGGILRIVNPFGSDSYSSGAAYELKNNTIIIQTTRNQTIMLEAQ, via the coding sequence ATGAAATACACGGGTAAAGTACTGTTTCTCATGGTCATGATGGTGTTACCATTTCACTTATTAAGCGCGAAGAAATGGCAATTACCTCATCCACCTCATGAAGAGCATAATCTTAAGTTTGACTCCCTCGCTCAGCGATGGGATGAAGGCATGCCTATGGGTAATGGCATGCTAGGTGCGCTGGTCTGGAAAAAAGAAAACAGGCTGAGAATGTCACTGGACAGAGTAGACCTGTGGGATGACCGCCCTATGCCGGGCATAGACAAATTAAAGTTTAGCTGGGTCATTAAGAAAGTGAAGCGTAACCAATATGATTCTGTACAACAGCTGGGCGATGTTCCCTACGAACAGAACGCCGCGCCTACCAAAATTCCAGGCGCTGCTTTAGAGTTTGACTTGGCTAAGTTAGGAAAGGTGATATCCAACGAATTGAATCTGCAAAATGGCTTAAACTCTATTGAGTTTGAAAACAAAGGAAGTTTACATACCTATGTCCATGCGACACAAAATTACGGAGTTTTTATCCTGGAGAATCTACCGGAAAACATATTGCCTCAATTGATAATACCCGACTATGCCTCATTAGCAGAGGCAGGCCCCGCTAATTCAGTAGATGGACAGAGCTTACAGAGGTTAGGCTATCCGAAAGGAACGCTGACCGAAAATGATAATGTCATTCACTATCATCAACCTACCTACGAAGATAGTTTTTACGAAGTGTTGGTAAAATGGCAGAAGGTTTCCGGTAACAAACTGGTCGGCCTCTGGACAATCTCAAATAATAAAAAAGCCCGACTCCCCCTTATAGATGGAAATCTGGATCAAGCTATTTGGCCATCTCATGTAAATTGGTGGACATCCTACTGGAATCAGTCCATGCTTGACTTGCCCGACGCATTGCTGGAGAAGCAGTACTACCGGGAGATGTACAAATTTGGCAGCGTAGCTCGGAGCGATACCCCACCTATTTCGCTGCAAGCGGTGTGGACCGCAGACAACGGCAAGCTTCCTCCCTGGAAAGGTGACTTTCACCATGATCTCAATACACAACTAAGCTACTGGCCAGCCTATACCGGTAACCATTTAAAACTAGCTTCGGGATATACGAATTGGTTATGGAACAAGCGAGACACTTTTAAAAAGTATACTGAAGATTACTTTGGTGTAGAAGGTTTAAATGCTCCGGGAGTCACCACGCTGGATGGCGACCCGATGGGAGGCTGGATTCAGTATGCGCTTGGCCCTACCGTTGCCGCTTGGTTAGGTCATCACTTCTACCTTGAATGGCGCTACAGTATGGATCAGGAATTTCTGAGAAGCCGGGCATACCCCTGGATCGCTGATGTTGCGATTTATTTACACAATATCTCGGTAGTGGATGAAAATGGGTACCGCTCTCTTCCGATCAGTGCCTCTCCGGAAATTTATAATAACTCAGTGCAGGCATGGTTTAAAGAGACCACAAATTTTGATCTGGCACTGATACGCTGGACCTTTGAAAAGGCTGCTGAATTAGCATTGGTGCTCAATAAGGAAGAGGAGGCTCAACTTTGGGTGGAGTATTTGTCCCAATGGCCAGCTCTGGCAGTTGATTCTGAACTTGGTTTACTGCTGGCTCCTGAACACCCTCTTGCCGAATCACACCGTCACCATTCTTATATGGTTGGCTTTCATCCATTGGGTCTTCTGGATTATTCACAAGGAAAGACGCAACAAGAAATTATTGATAATACCCTAGCCACACTGGACTCCCTAGGGACAAAGCAATGGGTAGGTTATTCATTCAGTTGGCTGGCTAATATGAAAGCTCGTGCTTTTGACGGGGAAAGCGCGGCGGAAGCTTTGCAAATCTTTGCTTCAGCCTTCTGTTTGCCTAATAGCTTCCATGTCAATGGCGATCAATCAGGAAAAGGATATACCAGTGCTACTTATCGTCCTTTTACTTTGGAAGGAAATTTTGCTTTTGCTGCTGGTCTTCAGGAGATGCTCATGCAGAGCCATGCGGATGCTATACGTATTTTCCCTGCAATACCTGATCACTGGGGCCAGGTAAGTTTCAGTGGGTTGAGAGCTCAGGGAGCCTTTGTGGTCTCGGCTGAGATGAAAAACAATAAAGTCAGTCATGTAGAGATATCATCTGAAAAAGGTGGTATCCTCCGTATTGTCAATCCTTTTGGATCAGATTCTTACAGCTCAGGTGCTGCTTATGAGCTTAAGAACAATACAATTATCATACAAACTACCAGAAATCAAACTATCATGCTAGAAGCTCAATAA
- a CDS encoding sialate O-acetylesterase: protein MKAITLSYLPFFWTLLLFSGYNLFSQQNPVGVYLIGGQFNATGQGYLVNLPPNVAIDTSVMIFHSHLLKGKAPYTWQPLYQASETPDKFGVELSLGTRLQEHYHEQKVALIKHAYSGPNLYEDWYLGENKEDTAHSGKQFRYFVDTVEEGLAQLRHQGFSPEVKGMFWQQGEGDARDIAGLVHSENYGQNLNHFIKRVRQQFGVRKMLFVYGHVIPVHRDRLGGRPSVAVRSGQFKLIEFYEEKARRIV, encoded by the coding sequence ATGAAAGCAATCACCTTAAGCTATCTCCCATTCTTTTGGACTTTGTTGCTGTTCTCTGGCTATAACTTGTTTTCTCAGCAAAACCCAGTTGGTGTCTACTTAATTGGCGGACAATTTAACGCTACCGGACAGGGATATTTAGTCAATTTGCCACCGAATGTTGCTATCGACACTAGTGTAATGATTTTCCACTCCCATTTGCTGAAAGGAAAAGCCCCCTATACCTGGCAGCCTTTGTACCAGGCTTCTGAAACACCTGATAAATTTGGTGTAGAGCTTTCTTTGGGAACCAGACTTCAAGAACACTACCATGAACAAAAGGTTGCCTTGATTAAACATGCTTATTCAGGCCCCAATCTTTATGAAGACTGGTATCTGGGGGAAAATAAAGAGGATACTGCACACTCCGGAAAGCAGTTCAGGTATTTTGTTGATACGGTGGAAGAGGGCTTGGCACAGCTACGCCATCAGGGGTTCTCTCCTGAAGTTAAGGGCATGTTTTGGCAGCAGGGTGAGGGAGATGCTCGAGATATAGCGGGTTTGGTTCATTCAGAAAACTATGGGCAAAACTTAAACCACTTTATCAAAAGAGTGCGGCAACAGTTTGGCGTTAGAAAGATGTTATTTGTTTATGGGCATGTCATTCCGGTCCACCGAGACAGATTGGGAGGTAGGCCTTCAGTAGCTGTCAGATCAGGGCAATTTAAACTTATTGAGTTTTATGAAGAAAAGGCACGTAGAATTGTATAA
- a CDS encoding GPW/gp25 family protein — protein MRPYYTFPLQTEQLTQKKRHRLAELKEGIADYIHIILKTHLTEYRYDYDFGCYVWNQDFENIKSISKWENALETQIKEAIACYEKRMDAIQTKVKVEDPKDYAVGSNPQNRLKKRIHITVSGTIQKTRELFQHQEFIYFSPLSIH, from the coding sequence ATGCGCCCCTACTATACATTTCCATTACAAACTGAGCAACTGACTCAGAAAAAAAGACATCGCTTAGCTGAGTTGAAGGAAGGGATCGCGGATTACATTCACATCATCCTCAAAACACACCTCACTGAGTACCGCTATGATTACGATTTTGGCTGCTACGTATGGAACCAGGATTTTGAGAATATCAAGAGCATCAGCAAGTGGGAAAACGCACTTGAGACACAGATCAAAGAGGCCATTGCTTGCTATGAGAAGCGGATGGATGCTATCCAAACCAAAGTGAAAGTAGAAGATCCCAAAGATTATGCTGTTGGAAGTAATCCACAAAACCGCCTGAAAAAAAGAATCCATATTACTGTATCCGGCACAATTCAGAAAACACGCGAGCTATTCCAACATCAGGAGTTTATATATTTTAGTCCACTTTCAATTCATTAA
- a CDS encoding helix-turn-helix transcriptional regulator — protein MITTEEKAWKVTVEKNTQYRKAVIKIEQPLEELPKSIKILKMLTRDNQFLKCNKKKFDSLSEREKEVFFLLAMGYSSEKIGEELFISKYTAQTHRKNLKEKLKIKTFKDIMTYARVFGFI, from the coding sequence ATGATAACTACTGAAGAAAAGGCATGGAAGGTAACGGTAGAGAAGAACACGCAGTACAGGAAAGCAGTTATAAAAATAGAGCAGCCACTGGAAGAGCTCCCCAAAAGCATTAAAATATTGAAGATGCTTACCCGGGATAATCAGTTTCTTAAGTGCAATAAGAAGAAATTTGACTCGCTGAGTGAAAGAGAAAAAGAAGTGTTTTTTTTGTTAGCAATGGGTTATAGCAGTGAAAAAATTGGCGAAGAACTCTTTATTTCCAAATATACAGCCCAGACCCACAGGAAAAACCTGAAGGAAAAACTTAAAATCAAGACCTTTAAAGATATTATGACCTATGCCAGGGTTTTTGGCTTTATTTGA
- a CDS encoding ATP-dependent Clp protease ATP-binding subunit — translation MTTTLNLSDQTKHAIQIAQSLAKEYQNAQFTPGHLLLALLHKDVGLRDLLNSIGQDIPYLQEWAEVRIENLSKNTQIPEEPLGDTKVTASIEEADLIRLKLNEEEITPFTLLSALCKPNVAFSKDQLKTFPLKQDDLLATVIQEDAIQQAVGSASNGTSGKKSAKSQALYKYCVDKTSLAKEDKIDPIIGRDRETRMMIEILGRRTKPNVLIIGEPGVGKTALVDGFALSIIQEKVPMHLGAALVFELDLGSLVAGASYKGEVEDRLKNIIKEVKTFDKAILFIDEIHLLLDSSGPVGAGAANLLKPELARGEITVIGATTNDEYRKFIEKEEAFNRRFEVLRVEEPDEEAATRMIKTLIPLYEGHHTISVSESTPSEAVVLAKRYVKDRRLPDSAIDLLDRTMAAIRMADETSENELKTLKEELKSFREDEEKLLSLPDLRWFHRQLNDKISPILLGQIVEEEKTHEKASADEFADYLDKTIDFLLTLTEKKRGAVEKEDIAAVVAYKTGIPIGKIQTQEREKLLNMEEHLKKRVVGQDHAIKVISDAILESRSGLTRAGQPIGSFFFLGPTGTGKTELAKSLADFLFNDENMLIRFDMSEFKEAHSAAVLLGAPAGYVGYEEGGILVNKIREKPYSVVLFDEIEKAHASVFDIFLQIMDEGKLHDRLGKEGDFSNAVVLFTSNIGSRHIIDEVEKGNLPTSNEMMDIMSGSFRPEFLARVTEIIPFSPILEKNVVKIFEIHLKKLLKQLEAQGITLEISDEAKQQLALSGYTPEYGARPLTGVIRNQLRRPISRMIIAEKVKKGSVIKLSLDDKKELKWEY, via the coding sequence ATGACAACAACCTTAAACTTATCTGACCAAACCAAGCATGCTATTCAAATTGCCCAATCGCTTGCTAAGGAGTATCAAAATGCGCAATTTACTCCCGGTCACCTGCTGCTTGCATTATTACATAAAGATGTGGGGCTGCGTGACCTTTTGAATTCTATTGGTCAGGACATCCCCTACTTACAGGAATGGGCAGAGGTTCGTATTGAAAACCTGTCCAAAAATACGCAGATACCCGAAGAGCCACTGGGAGATACTAAAGTAACAGCTAGTATTGAAGAGGCCGACCTGATACGCTTAAAATTAAACGAAGAAGAGATTACCCCCTTCACTCTCCTTTCCGCCCTATGCAAGCCTAATGTAGCATTTTCAAAAGACCAGCTCAAAACTTTTCCCCTTAAGCAGGATGATCTTCTGGCAACAGTCATACAGGAAGACGCTATTCAGCAGGCAGTAGGTAGCGCATCCAATGGTACCAGTGGAAAAAAATCTGCAAAATCCCAGGCACTCTATAAGTATTGCGTAGATAAAACCTCCCTGGCTAAAGAAGATAAAATTGATCCCATCATAGGGCGCGACCGTGAGACACGTATGATGATAGAGATCCTTGGACGACGAACCAAGCCGAATGTGCTCATAATAGGCGAGCCCGGTGTGGGTAAAACTGCGCTGGTTGATGGTTTTGCCCTGAGTATCATTCAGGAAAAAGTGCCCATGCATTTGGGGGCGGCACTTGTCTTTGAACTTGACCTGGGTTCGTTGGTAGCCGGCGCTTCCTACAAGGGAGAAGTGGAAGATCGCCTTAAGAATATTATCAAGGAAGTGAAAACCTTTGACAAAGCTATCCTTTTCATAGATGAAATTCATCTGCTGCTGGATAGTAGTGGCCCGGTAGGCGCCGGAGCTGCGAATCTGCTTAAGCCCGAACTGGCCCGGGGTGAGATTACGGTCATTGGGGCTACCACCAATGATGAATACCGAAAGTTCATAGAGAAAGAAGAGGCATTTAACCGTCGCTTTGAAGTGCTCAGAGTAGAAGAACCCGATGAAGAGGCTGCAACGCGTATGATCAAAACCCTGATACCTTTGTATGAAGGGCATCACACGATTTCTGTGTCAGAAAGTACGCCATCCGAAGCGGTTGTATTGGCGAAAAGATACGTAAAAGACCGAAGGCTTCCTGATTCTGCCATAGATTTGTTAGACCGCACCATGGCAGCGATACGAATGGCAGATGAAACCTCCGAAAATGAATTGAAAACCCTTAAGGAAGAACTAAAAAGCTTCAGAGAAGATGAAGAGAAGCTGTTGTCACTACCTGATCTAAGATGGTTTCACCGGCAGCTCAACGATAAAATCAGCCCTATTCTATTAGGTCAAATTGTAGAAGAAGAAAAGACCCACGAAAAGGCATCTGCTGATGAGTTTGCGGATTACCTGGACAAAACCATAGACTTTCTGCTTACACTTACAGAAAAGAAAAGAGGCGCTGTAGAGAAAGAAGATATTGCTGCTGTAGTAGCTTACAAAACAGGTATTCCTATTGGTAAAATCCAGACACAGGAGCGAGAGAAATTGCTCAATATGGAAGAGCATTTGAAGAAGAGGGTAGTAGGGCAGGATCATGCGATTAAAGTGATTTCTGACGCTATATTAGAATCCCGTTCAGGGCTTACCAGAGCAGGGCAACCCATAGGTTCCTTCTTTTTTCTTGGACCGACCGGAACGGGGAAAACCGAACTTGCCAAGTCATTGGCAGACTTCCTGTTTAATGACGAAAATATGCTCATTCGCTTTGATATGTCAGAGTTTAAAGAAGCACATTCGGCAGCAGTGCTGTTGGGTGCGCCAGCAGGATATGTTGGCTATGAAGAAGGAGGAATTTTAGTTAATAAAATCAGAGAAAAGCCTTATTCAGTAGTGCTCTTTGACGAAATTGAAAAAGCGCATGCTTCGGTATTTGATATCTTTTTGCAGATCATGGATGAAGGAAAACTTCACGATCGCTTGGGTAAAGAAGGGGATTTCTCCAACGCAGTAGTACTTTTCACTTCTAATATCGGTAGCCGCCATATTATTGATGAAGTAGAGAAAGGAAACCTTCCTACTTCTAATGAGATGATGGATATCATGAGCGGTAGCTTCCGTCCTGAATTTCTGGCAAGGGTGACGGAAATCATTCCATTTTCACCTATATTAGAAAAGAATGTCGTCAAGATATTTGAGATCCACCTCAAAAAGCTATTAAAGCAGTTAGAAGCCCAGGGTATTACCCTGGAAATATCAGATGAAGCCAAGCAGCAGTTAGCGCTATCCGGATACACACCGGAGTATGGTGCAAGACCACTTACTGGAGTAATCAGAAACCAATTAAGAAGGCCCATTTCTCGGATGATCATCGCCGAGAAAGTAAAAAAAGGCTCAGTCATCAAACTGAGCCTGGATGATAAAAAAGAGTTGAAATGGGAATATTAA
- the tssD gene encoding type VI secretion system tube protein TssD, with product MAQKVRLTLDKITDRRVLAFSYNFSRGTDFSGKPSGNITGGYVSLSIEASKSVFLPTWMTLANTQTKEAKIEIMDETDDKKPVKTISLKDVYIVDYSQTYSENSEATENFGLSAREITIEGDDGPAVHENEWPDFAK from the coding sequence ATGGCTCAAAAAGTAAGATTAACATTAGACAAAATTACTGACAGGAGAGTTTTGGCTTTTAGTTACAATTTCTCACGGGGTACCGATTTTTCAGGTAAGCCTTCTGGCAACATAACCGGAGGATATGTAAGCCTCAGTATTGAAGCGTCCAAGAGTGTTTTCCTGCCCACCTGGATGACCCTGGCCAATACCCAAACCAAGGAGGCCAAGATTGAGATTATGGATGAAACTGACGATAAAAAGCCTGTAAAGACCATTAGTCTGAAAGATGTCTACATTGTAGACTACTCTCAAACCTACAGTGAAAACTCGGAAGCCACTGAAAATTTTGGTCTTTCTGCACGGGAAATCACAATTGAAGGTGATGATGGCCCTGCGGTACATGAGAACGAATGGCCTGATTTTGCTAAATAA
- a CDS encoding type VI secretion system contractile sheath protein TssC: MADQKAQKSPATAAAAPAKTKEGAKIDNPNQVLEESLEELVEYGEFELIEASVDGSKVMSPEGKARKNIFLNEAGRKKDREELKKQLQLWHTLLSESDDITELVGKAEERSQSAEKLLNQNLAKAMEATRELEQNYRSMALFFKNSEQDKVRNITIFNADLDRLKDLDNTLVIDKIAEELKARHDRLDLRENYSLLVIPGYLGSNMVVEKWAKIAYQNKVMLVTDFAHLDDPDAVMEEFDVANLTGGEIHRSNVIMACNWLVGREKYDELGEEEELHVPPSAALAGKIYSTLIAQPTAGKMHGGINEVNGVRFPLKKSEITELEKRGLVPMVKEWDKIMAFSAKTLYTGNDIGLQTYSVVRVFDYIGKVLIDFLNRQAFVNWTPKVQKELSSEISGYLKSIMGSTKIIQDYKLMKLEQDPETKRINIDLHITPFFPAKNFLLKLGGTKGDTADEWAAEFAEE, encoded by the coding sequence ATGGCTGATCAGAAAGCTCAAAAATCGCCTGCGACCGCAGCGGCGGCACCTGCCAAGACCAAGGAAGGAGCAAAAATTGATAACCCTAACCAGGTGCTGGAAGAAAGCCTGGAAGAGTTGGTAGAATACGGAGAGTTTGAACTCATTGAAGCCTCAGTAGATGGCTCTAAAGTAATGAGCCCTGAAGGTAAAGCACGTAAAAACATTTTCCTCAACGAAGCGGGCCGGAAGAAAGACCGGGAAGAACTCAAAAAGCAACTTCAGCTCTGGCATACCCTGCTCAGTGAATCTGATGATATTACTGAATTGGTGGGTAAAGCCGAAGAAAGAAGTCAATCAGCGGAAAAATTACTGAATCAGAACCTTGCCAAAGCCATGGAGGCTACCCGCGAGTTAGAGCAAAATTATCGCTCTATGGCCTTGTTCTTTAAAAATTCTGAGCAGGACAAGGTAAGGAACATTACCATATTTAACGCAGACCTTGACCGCCTGAAAGACCTTGATAATACTTTAGTCATTGATAAAATAGCAGAAGAGCTTAAAGCCCGCCATGACAGACTGGATCTCAGGGAAAATTATTCTTTACTGGTAATTCCCGGCTATCTGGGGTCAAATATGGTAGTAGAAAAATGGGCTAAAATTGCCTACCAGAATAAGGTAATGTTGGTTACTGACTTCGCACACCTGGATGATCCTGACGCGGTAATGGAAGAGTTTGATGTAGCCAACCTTACCGGCGGAGAGATTCATCGCTCCAATGTGATCATGGCTTGTAACTGGCTGGTAGGCCGTGAAAAGTATGACGAGTTGGGCGAAGAGGAAGAGTTACATGTTCCTCCCTCTGCCGCTTTAGCAGGAAAAATTTACAGCACACTCATTGCACAGCCTACTGCCGGAAAAATGCATGGTGGTATCAATGAGGTAAACGGAGTGAGGTTTCCATTGAAGAAAAGTGAAATCACTGAACTGGAAAAACGCGGCCTGGTACCTATGGTAAAAGAGTGGGATAAGATTATGGCTTTTTCTGCCAAAACCCTCTATACCGGAAACGACATAGGCTTGCAGACATACTCAGTAGTTCGTGTATTTGATTATATAGGCAAGGTGCTTATTGACTTCCTTAACCGACAGGCTTTTGTGAACTGGACTCCTAAAGTTCAAAAAGAGCTGAGTAGTGAGATTTCCGGATATCTAAAAAGTATCATGGGAAGCACCAAGATTATTCAGGACTATAAACTGATGAAGTTGGAGCAGGACCCCGAAACCAAGCGAATTAATATTGACCTACACATCACGCCCTTTTTTCCTGCCAAAAATTTCCTTTTGAAACTGGGAGGTACTAAAGGAGATACTGCGGATGAGTGGGCTGCTGAATTTGCTGAAGAATAA